AAATCTTGAAGAAGAAATTGGAATCAAGATTTTTGACCGAAACAAAGTACCGCTTACGCCTACAGTTTTAGGAATAGAAATTATTGCTAAAGCCAGAAAGATTCTTCGCGAAGCAGATGAAATCCGTGACTTTGTAGTGAACCAGAAAAATCTGCTGGAAGGAGAGCTGAAACTTGGAATTATCTCGACTTTATCGCCCTATCTCATTCCGCTTTTTATTCAGGCTATGAAAGAAGCCGCTCCAAAAGTACATTTCATTATCAAAGAATCCAATACCGGACAATTGATGAAGGATCTCGAAACCGGAGCAATTGACGCTGCCATTATGGCAACACCCACCGGAAACTCCAATTTAATCGAACATCCTATTTTTAAGGAACCTTTTGTAGCTTATTTAAATCAGACGCATCCTATGGCTGATGACGAATTTTACGAAATGCAGCCCGGTGATAAAACCGAATTATTGCTGCTTCATAACGAATTCTGTTACAATGCACAGCTGCTCGACATCTGCGGACTAAAAACATCCGACAAAATAAAAGAACAATTTACCTACGATATCAGTTCTATAGAAACCTTGAAAAATCTCGTTCGCGCCCATTTAGGATTTGCAATTATACCGCAGCTTTCTATTTTAAACGAAGCTCCATCGGGACTTTTTAAACCCTTCAAAGAACCAATTCCGGTAAGAGAAATCAGCCTCGTAGTTTCAGATTCATTTTCGAAGAAATTACTTCTCGAAAAAATGAACGAAGCCATCTGGAACTGCCTTCCCGAATCCCTCAAAAAAGATTTCACATATAAAAAAATACGATGGAATGATTCACCGTATTTTATTGAGAAGGTCAGCAAGTATTCTTAAAATTCAATTTTTTAAATTTCAAGTCTGCGAAAAATTGTAATTTAATTAAGCGTTACAGATAATGTAATCTCGGTATTCAACAGCTTCGAAATAGGACAAATTTCTTTTGCTTTTTGAGCTGCTTTCTGAAAATCTTCTTCTGAGATTCCAGGTACTTTTCCGGTAAGTTCTAACTGAATTAAAGTGATGGTTCCGTCTTCAAAAGTTACTTTAGCTGTTGTATCTAAATCTTCGGGAACGAAACCCGCTTCAGACAATAAAAAGCTTAACTGCATTGTAAAACAACCAGAATGTGCCGCGGCAATTAATTCTTCAGGATTAGTCCCAACGCCTTGTTCAAAACGCGTTTTAAAAGATAATTGAGCGTTATCTAAAGTTGTGCTTTGTGTACTGATGGTTCCTTTTCCTTCCATTCCTGTACCTTTCCAGTTTGCGTTTGCTCTTCTTGTAAATTTCATGATTTCTATTTTTTAAGATTAATTTTTAGATGATCAAATCATTTCTTTGATTTTGATGAGACAAAGTTATGGTGAAGGTGTTTATTAATCAAATTAATAATTTTTAGTAGTTATTAAAAATATTTATAATCTCTGATTTATAAAAGCCTGATCAAACTTTCTTGAATTGGTATTTTTTGTTCAGATACTTTATAATAGAAAGAAGAAAGAAGAGTATTTCCAGATTATTTGGTTTCAAGTTAGAATTTGAAACAAAGTAAGATATTGATTATGGGGTGAATATGTTATATGAAGTTTAATTTTATCTGAAACAATTTTATAAAAGACAGAGAGAATAAATTTTCAATGCATAACCTAAACATTTTTATTTATGAAAAATACTTTTCTAATAGTTTCAGTTTGTTTGAGTACAGTTTTGTTCTCGTGCAAAAAAGATAAAAATACAGCGGACTTAATTACAGAAACCGAAAAGACGGATACCGTAAATTCTAAATTAATTGCCGATAACGGCTGGCCTCGTGAAGCAGAACATAATGGTGCAAAACTCGTTTATTATCAGCCTCAGATAGATGACTGGAAAGATTATAAAGAACTGACAGGCCGATTGGCTTTTTCGCTGACACCAAAAGACGGAAAACAGGTTTTGGGCGTGGCGTCTTTAAAAGCAGAAACTTTGGTAGATAAAGACAACCGAAGCGCTTTTATTAAAAAGATTGAGGTAACCGATGTGCGATTTCCTGCTCTGGACGAAAAGAAAGTGCCTGAAATGGAAAAGCTTTTTAAGGAAACACTGCCTCAAAGCGGTGATCCAATTTCGGTAGATCGTATTCTTGCCGATTTAAGCCAGACCAAAAGCCCGCCAAAAGGAATTACAGCCAAAAATGATCCTCCAGCCATTTTTTACAGCACCAATCCGGCAATTTTGCTTATCGTTCAGGGAGAACCTGTTTTGGTACCTGTAGAAAAAACAGATATACAATATGTCGTAAATACAAACTGGGATTTGTTTTTTGATAAAACAACAAACGATTATTACCTGCTGGCAGAGAATGTCTGGCTGACTTCAAAACAAGTAAACGGAAAATGGATCAAAACCGCCAAACTTCCTTCGGGAATAATTAACCTTCCTGCAGGTGAGAATTTTGATGAAGTCAAAAAAATGATTCCGCCTCCTTCAACAGGAAATGCTCCAGAAGTTTTCTACAGCAATAAACCAGCCGAATTAATCGCAGTAAACGGAAGTCCGAAATTCATTAAAATAGACGGCACCAAACTGA
This portion of the Flavobacterium gelatinilyticum genome encodes:
- a CDS encoding hydrogen peroxide-inducible genes activator produces the protein MTIQQLKYIVALDEERHFARAAEVCMVTQPGLTIQLKNLEEEIGIKIFDRNKVPLTPTVLGIEIIAKARKILREADEIRDFVVNQKNLLEGELKLGIISTLSPYLIPLFIQAMKEAAPKVHFIIKESNTGQLMKDLETGAIDAAIMATPTGNSNLIEHPIFKEPFVAYLNQTHPMADDEFYEMQPGDKTELLLLHNEFCYNAQLLDICGLKTSDKIKEQFTYDISSIETLKNLVRAHLGFAIIPQLSILNEAPSGLFKPFKEPIPVREISLVVSDSFSKKLLLEKMNEAIWNCLPESLKKDFTYKKIRWNDSPYFIEKVSKYS
- a CDS encoding OsmC family protein; the protein is MKFTRRANANWKGTGMEGKGTISTQSTTLDNAQLSFKTRFEQGVGTNPEELIAAAHSGCFTMQLSFLLSEAGFVPEDLDTTAKVTFEDGTITLIQLELTGKVPGISEEDFQKAAQKAKEICPISKLLNTEITLSVTLN